One window of the Chryseobacterium camelliae genome contains the following:
- a CDS encoding lycopene cyclase domain-containing protein — MQQYTYLLILFFTVIICFLFSFHHKIKFNRHFGAFLGGSSMVAVVFIIWDAWFTKRGVWWFNDDYLLGFRILGLPIEEILFFICIPFSCLFTYFCLDKFFWLDWKPVPEKIFVIISIAAALGIALYFNDRIYTFMTFLTTAISLFVLYFILKVQWIGKASLIYLLLMPGFLAVNGILTGTGLESPIVNYTPGTFIGIRLLTIPLEDTAYGYEMILWNIYLFKKFSKNEQSTKDGKDQYILVQEGPEAG, encoded by the coding sequence ATGCAGCAATACACCTATCTACTGATTCTTTTTTTTACCGTTATCATCTGTTTTTTATTTTCATTTCACCATAAAATAAAATTCAACAGGCACTTTGGGGCCTTTTTGGGAGGTTCTTCAATGGTTGCGGTTGTTTTTATCATCTGGGATGCCTGGTTTACCAAAAGGGGAGTCTGGTGGTTCAATGATGATTACCTGCTCGGATTCAGGATTTTAGGCCTTCCCATAGAAGAAATCCTTTTCTTTATCTGCATTCCGTTCTCATGCCTGTTTACCTACTTTTGTCTTGATAAGTTTTTCTGGCTCGACTGGAAACCAGTTCCGGAGAAGATCTTCGTGATCATCAGTATTGCAGCAGCTCTGGGGATTGCCCTGTATTTCAATGACCGTATCTATACATTCATGACTTTCCTCACAACAGCCATCAGCCTTTTTGTATTATATTTCATCCTGAAAGTGCAGTGGATAGGGAAAGCATCACTGATTTACCTGCTGCTCATGCCGGGCTTTCTTGCCGTTAACGGCATACTGACGGGCACAGGACTGGAATCACCAATCGTCAATTACACTCCAGGAACATTCATAGGGATCCGGTTGCTGACCATTCCCCTGGAAGATACGGCTTATGGCTATGAAATGATCCTGTGGAATATCTATTTGTTTAAAAAATTCTCTAAAAATGAGCAAAGCACAAAAGACGGAAAAGATCAATATATTCTGGTTCAGGAGGGACCTGAGGCTGGATGA
- a CDS encoding cryptochrome/photolyase family protein — translation MSKAQKTEKINIFWFRRDLRLDDNTALHEALQSGFPVLPVFIFDPEILDKLSNKEDKRVDYIHQALSKIHGELQKHKSGIKVFNGQPIEIFRSLVKDYEINAVFANKDYEPDALARDREISAYLKQNGVEFTTCKDQVIFEEHEVVKNDNSPYTVYTPYSKKWKERLKETSILSHKTDFKNFLPLKQEKMIALDAIGFRKTDLEMAEPKLEKRIIADYGEYRNFPGLDHTTHLGVALRFGTISIRKCVQYALENNEVWLNELIWREFFMQILFHFPHVVRHCFKKKYENIAWRNNEKEFKAWCEGKTGYPIVDAGMKQLNETGFMHNRVRMITASFLTKHLLIDWRWGEAYFAEKLLDYELSSNNGNWQWVAGCGCDASPYFRVFNPEEQVKKFDKDQKYIREWIPEEYSEKPIVEHKEARERALKVYKKAVS, via the coding sequence ATGAGCAAAGCACAAAAGACGGAAAAGATCAATATATTCTGGTTCAGGAGGGACCTGAGGCTGGATGATAATACGGCACTGCACGAAGCGTTGCAATCAGGATTTCCCGTACTGCCTGTGTTTATTTTTGATCCGGAAATTCTTGATAAGCTCTCCAATAAGGAAGACAAAAGGGTAGATTATATTCATCAGGCTCTTTCCAAAATACACGGGGAACTGCAGAAACATAAAAGCGGAATTAAAGTTTTTAATGGCCAACCGATAGAGATATTCAGGTCTTTGGTTAAAGACTATGAGATTAATGCCGTTTTTGCCAATAAAGATTATGAACCGGATGCCCTAGCACGAGACAGGGAAATCTCAGCATACCTGAAGCAAAACGGTGTTGAATTTACTACGTGCAAAGATCAGGTAATCTTTGAAGAACATGAAGTCGTTAAGAACGACAACAGTCCGTATACGGTTTATACTCCTTATTCTAAAAAATGGAAAGAAAGACTGAAGGAAACTTCTATTCTGAGCCATAAGACTGACTTTAAAAACTTCCTTCCTTTGAAACAGGAAAAAATGATCGCCCTTGATGCGATAGGATTCAGAAAGACCGATCTGGAAATGGCAGAGCCTAAGCTGGAAAAGAGAATCATCGCTGATTATGGCGAATACAGGAATTTTCCGGGGCTGGACCATACCACTCATTTAGGAGTTGCGCTCCGATTCGGGACCATTTCTATACGGAAATGTGTCCAGTATGCCCTTGAAAACAATGAAGTATGGCTCAATGAGCTTATCTGGAGGGAATTTTTCATGCAGATCCTGTTTCATTTCCCGCATGTAGTCAGGCATTGTTTCAAAAAGAAATATGAAAACATAGCGTGGCGGAACAATGAAAAGGAGTTCAAAGCCTGGTGCGAGGGGAAAACGGGCTATCCTATTGTAGATGCAGGGATGAAGCAGCTTAATGAAACGGGTTTCATGCACAACCGGGTAAGAATGATTACGGCAAGCTTCCTGACGAAACATCTTCTGATCGACTGGAGGTGGGGAGAAGCCTATTTTGCGGAAAAGCTGCTGGATTACGAGCTGTCCTCCAATAACGGCAACTGGCAATGGGTTGCAGGCTGCGGCTGTGATGCTTCTCCATATTTCAGGGTATTCAATCCTGAAGAGCAGGTTAAGAAATTTGATAAAGACCAAAAATATATCCGGGAATGGATCCCGGAAGAGTATTCTGAAAAACCTATCGTAGAACATAAAGAAGCCCGGGAACGTGCCCTGAAAGTGTACAAGAAGGCTGTCTCATGA
- a CDS encoding VIT1/CCC1 transporter family protein: MHQHLEKHYVNRVGWLRAAVLGANDGLLSTTSIVIGVAAAQPERNTIVLAALAGMIAGALSMAAGEYVSVSSQEDTEKADLAREKKELEEMPEIELQELARIYEGRGVSKETAMQVAIELTAHDALEAHARDELGINEITQANPTLAALASFASFALGALLPFIVSLVAPLQQMVYFQYGFSIIFLMLLGAVSAKTGGSPAGLAMIRICFWGTAAMGITALVGHLFGTSV, translated from the coding sequence ATGCACCAACACTTGGAAAAACATTATGTCAACAGGGTAGGATGGCTTCGTGCAGCGGTTCTGGGTGCCAATGACGGCCTCCTGTCCACTACCAGCATCGTGATCGGAGTGGCTGCGGCACAGCCGGAACGGAATACCATTGTTCTAGCCGCTCTTGCAGGGATGATTGCCGGAGCACTTTCCATGGCCGCCGGTGAGTATGTTTCCGTAAGTTCCCAGGAAGATACCGAAAAAGCAGACCTGGCAAGAGAGAAGAAAGAACTGGAGGAAATGCCTGAAATAGAACTTCAGGAATTGGCCAGGATATATGAGGGAAGAGGTGTAAGCAAGGAAACAGCCATGCAGGTTGCCATAGAATTAACAGCCCATGATGCTCTTGAAGCACACGCCAGGGACGAACTGGGCATTAACGAAATTACCCAGGCAAATCCGACGCTTGCAGCACTGGCATCCTTTGCCTCTTTTGCCCTGGGAGCACTGCTGCCTTTTATCGTGTCGCTGGTTGCACCGCTTCAGCAGATGGTCTATTTCCAGTATGGTTTCTCCATTATATTCCTGATGCTTCTCGGAGCCGTTTCCGCTAAAACAGGCGGATCACCGGCAGGCCTGGCCATGATCAGGATCTGTTTCTGGGGTACTGCAGCCATGGGAATTACTGCGTTGGTAGGGCACCTGTTCGGGACTTCGGTCTGA
- a CDS encoding helix-turn-helix domain-containing protein: MKKIYILILISLSEILFSQQQDYSLYYKLRQNYENYPENDQRAFSYLRKYIRLAKKQNDSDHLVQGYKDGIFFSPSKEDKLKYSDSAISVAVLSKNNDLISNAYLWKGIIYYFNYKQYKSALNEYLKAYEYSKNSKDDFLKNGILYHIGVVKSYLGYYQEALNHFEEAKTNFKLKSEENVHPNLIYNNKKGYYNSLHRVIVCYRNLHNYTMIDSLISTGISQTQNNKEFDQEYGYFLKERGIEEYRKKRFPAAIKSLQTSLRPITHINDFAWATVNYFYIGKSYMEMNNPSNAIFYFQKVDSIFQKQTFILPELRENYELLINYYKANNNNDRELYYTKQLLKADSVMSEDFSYLSSKVHKEFDTKTLTEEKERLEDAASKGFWIIIGLITFALILLLVLIIKYKSEKRARAHYKILEEKILNSNLQLTVKKDSPKLKDDEKIIINENIVHDLIIKLKEFEEKSGYIESGLTLHKLARKFNTNSNYLSQVVNESKGMNFNRYLSELRINYITNKLYNDKVYLNYKIETLAEKCGIASRTNFSNLFQEINGMRPKDFIKKRNEDLRNSHGS, translated from the coding sequence ATGAAAAAAATTTATATTTTAATATTAATTTCGTTGTCGGAAATATTATTTTCACAACAACAAGATTACAGTCTCTATTACAAATTAAGACAGAATTACGAAAATTACCCTGAAAACGATCAGCGGGCTTTTTCATATTTAAGAAAATATATACGTCTTGCAAAAAAGCAGAATGACTCTGATCATCTTGTGCAGGGATATAAAGATGGAATATTCTTCTCGCCTTCAAAAGAGGATAAATTAAAATATTCAGATAGCGCAATTTCAGTTGCTGTATTATCAAAAAACAATGATTTGATAAGTAATGCTTATTTATGGAAAGGCATCATTTATTATTTTAATTATAAGCAGTATAAATCAGCATTGAACGAATATTTAAAAGCTTATGAATATTCCAAGAATTCAAAAGATGATTTTTTAAAAAACGGAATATTGTATCATATAGGAGTAGTGAAAAGTTACTTGGGATACTATCAGGAAGCATTAAACCACTTTGAGGAAGCGAAAACAAATTTCAAATTAAAATCTGAGGAAAACGTTCATCCAAACCTTATTTATAATAATAAAAAAGGGTATTATAACAGCCTTCACCGGGTTATAGTATGTTATAGAAATCTCCATAACTATACCATGATTGATTCACTGATCAGCACCGGAATATCACAGACCCAGAATAACAAAGAATTTGATCAGGAATACGGATATTTCCTGAAAGAGAGGGGAATAGAAGAATACCGAAAAAAAAGATTTCCTGCTGCGATAAAATCTTTGCAAACCTCTCTTAGGCCAATTACTCATATCAATGATTTTGCCTGGGCTACCGTAAACTATTTTTACATAGGGAAATCGTATATGGAAATGAACAATCCATCCAATGCAATTTTCTATTTTCAGAAAGTGGACTCAATTTTTCAGAAACAGACTTTTATACTTCCGGAACTGAGGGAAAATTATGAGTTGCTGATCAACTACTATAAAGCAAATAACAATAATGACCGAGAACTCTATTATACTAAACAATTATTAAAGGCAGATAGTGTCATGTCTGAAGATTTTTCCTATTTATCCTCTAAGGTTCATAAGGAATTTGATACCAAGACACTGACAGAAGAAAAAGAACGTCTTGAAGACGCAGCGTCAAAAGGGTTTTGGATCATTATTGGACTTATAACTTTTGCTTTAATTCTTTTATTAGTCCTTATAATAAAATATAAAAGTGAAAAGAGGGCGAGAGCTCATTATAAAATCCTGGAAGAAAAAATTTTAAATAGTAACTTACAGTTAACAGTAAAAAAAGATTCTCCAAAATTGAAGGATGATGAAAAAATCATAATTAACGAAAATATAGTCCACGATTTAATAATCAAATTGAAAGAATTTGAGGAAAAATCCGGTTACATAGAGAGTGGACTGACATTGCATAAATTAGCTCGTAAGTTCAATACTAATTCTAACTATCTTTCACAGGTAGTTAATGAATCCAAAGGAATGAATTTCAACAGATATTTAAGTGAGCTCCGTATCAATTATATAACAAATAAGCTTTATAATGATAAAGTATATCTCAATTATAAAATAGAAACCCTGGCAGAAAAATGCGGCATAGCATCCAGAACAAATTTCTCCAATCTGTTCCAGGAAATTAACGGAATGCGTCCAAAGGATTTTATAAAGAAAAGAAACGAAGATTTAAGGAATAGCCATGGTTCTTAG
- a CDS encoding GLPGLI family protein, translated as MKNLVTILLIIYSSINLHGQYKIYYTVKKKISNKNLEADGVLQFNVNEKKSIFYLSQYKNLIKKNYEIKENGDTIKVLHNNSICQDKKGYFYDYKNNNRTLLLYDVVCDSKTLISDKIKYPVWKVEKNSFKYKKWNVYKATATINDRNWNVLFTKDEPEIQNAGPWLFVGLPGLIVSASDDQDIYTFDITKIEKNNRTKIAEPKFFRTANFKQYSDKAISSNKRRMAKKISQEYNIPEKEVNLSGSPKYETLDFIEK; from the coding sequence ATGAAAAATTTAGTTACTATCTTGTTAATTATCTACAGCAGTATAAATTTGCACGGACAATATAAAATCTATTACACTGTTAAAAAGAAAATAAGCAATAAAAATCTTGAAGCTGATGGAGTTTTACAATTTAATGTAAATGAAAAGAAATCCATATTTTATCTTTCTCAATATAAAAATCTTATTAAAAAGAATTATGAAATAAAAGAAAATGGCGATACAATAAAGGTCTTACATAACAATTCAATCTGTCAGGATAAGAAAGGTTATTTTTATGATTACAAAAACAATAACAGAACCTTACTATTATATGATGTAGTCTGTGATTCTAAGACATTAATCTCTGATAAAATAAAATACCCGGTCTGGAAAGTAGAAAAGAATTCATTTAAGTATAAAAAATGGAATGTATATAAAGCAACTGCAACAATAAATGATCGTAATTGGAATGTACTGTTTACAAAAGATGAACCAGAAATTCAAAATGCCGGTCCCTGGCTATTTGTAGGCCTTCCCGGGCTTATTGTATCTGCTTCCGATGATCAAGATATATATACCTTTGATATCACTAAAATCGAAAAGAATAATCGGACAAAAATTGCGGAACCTAAATTTTTCAGGACAGCAAATTTTAAGCAGTATTCTGATAAAGCTATATCTTCCAATAAGAGAAGAATGGCAAAAAAGATTTCTCAGGAATACAATATTCCGGAAAAAGAAGTAAATTTATCAGGCTCTCCAAAGTATGAAACACTTGATTTTATTGAAAAATGA
- a CDS encoding GLPGLI family protein yields the protein MKQITLFLFLIFCFSYGQTTHRFIYELKFKKDSLAQKYDTDYYILDISEKEQKFYNQELYQNDSISRLKINSEYNFSYPKLPIRLVHKDGSFYNYYSQTPLYYLLKTKDKQNWHITSEKKKLDKFNVQKATTQFGGRTWEAWFTTDIPFPYGPYKFYGLPGLILELSDTKENFMFSFKANKNINAHIDTSRYIETQIGLKPTEISKNQWQKLQLDYFVNPLKDFGDGGLIVENERGEKVKADSRTIIENQQNYLRKYNNPIELDMAVQYPVQK from the coding sequence ATGAAGCAAATAACGTTATTTTTATTCCTGATATTTTGCTTTAGTTACGGCCAGACAACCCACCGTTTTATCTATGAGTTAAAATTCAAGAAAGATTCGCTTGCTCAGAAATATGATACAGATTATTATATTCTGGATATTTCTGAAAAAGAACAGAAATTTTATAACCAGGAATTATATCAGAATGATTCAATAAGTCGTTTAAAGATTAACTCAGAGTACAATTTTTCTTATCCAAAGCTGCCAATCCGTTTAGTTCATAAAGACGGGAGCTTTTATAATTATTATTCTCAGACACCATTATATTATCTTTTAAAAACCAAGGATAAACAAAATTGGCATATCACTTCGGAGAAAAAGAAACTTGATAAATTCAATGTACAGAAAGCGACCACCCAATTCGGAGGAAGAACTTGGGAAGCCTGGTTTACAACCGATATTCCTTTCCCCTATGGTCCGTATAAATTTTATGGTCTTCCCGGTCTTATTTTGGAGCTTTCAGATACTAAAGAAAATTTTATGTTCTCATTTAAAGCAAATAAGAATATCAATGCCCATATCGACACCTCCAGATATATTGAGACTCAGATTGGGTTAAAACCAACTGAAATATCTAAAAACCAGTGGCAAAAATTACAGTTAGATTATTTTGTTAATCCACTGAAGGATTTTGGGGACGGTGGTTTAATTGTTGAAAACGAAAGGGGAGAAAAAGTAAAAGCTGACAGCAGAACGATTATTGAAAATCAACAAAATTATTTGCGAAAATACAATAATCCCATTGAGCTGGATATGGCAGTACAATATCCTGTTCAGAAATAG
- a CDS encoding TolC family protein — MKKLFFLLIINIFQAQQSWTLKQCLDFASANHPLVKQSTVNILKNERQISAAKGMLLPSVNAGVSHNYGFGSSINQNTNQRESINSQYDQVYAQANWELMNWRNYLTLSLSRLNKESSVYTMKQVRNEVKLNVIQMFFSYQNSKSWLHVLQTQISGIEDQIRRTEKEVEIGSRPKSDVYDIRANLGTMQEQWVSAKNQRDLSKINLLNALAITRDTLDFTMPEENLTESGFNNEHFVEHLLEVNPAYQSILKQMQAQQKNVEIARSAYLPTLNGSYTWSSFYNKIMGQPAEAFSDQIRANKNQQVSFGLNIPVFNRLQVKNSVEIAKLNVINSGYERDAIINDLTKSISSIKAEFLNAREKYTLLETNFENQQRSFQKSEEKYKEGLMDAYTFFVVRNNWLQANYNLISSRNDVIRQNELLKVFETNR; from the coding sequence ATGAAAAAGCTTTTCTTCCTCCTGATCATCAATATTTTCCAGGCTCAGCAGAGCTGGACGCTCAAACAATGCCTTGACTTTGCTTCAGCCAACCATCCGCTGGTAAAACAGTCTACAGTTAATATTCTGAAAAATGAGCGCCAGATTTCAGCAGCCAAAGGGATGCTGCTCCCGTCGGTTAATGCCGGAGTAAGCCATAATTACGGATTTGGCTCATCCATCAATCAGAATACCAACCAGCGGGAATCTATCAATTCCCAGTATGACCAGGTGTATGCTCAGGCAAACTGGGAACTGATGAACTGGAGGAATTACCTTACCCTCTCTCTTTCCAGGCTGAATAAAGAAAGTTCTGTGTATACCATGAAGCAGGTCAGGAATGAAGTGAAATTAAACGTTATCCAGATGTTTTTTTCATACCAGAACAGCAAAAGCTGGCTGCATGTCCTGCAAACGCAGATTTCGGGCATTGAAGACCAGATCAGGCGCACCGAAAAGGAAGTGGAAATAGGCAGCCGGCCGAAAAGTGATGTCTATGACATCCGTGCCAACCTGGGAACGATGCAGGAACAATGGGTTTCAGCCAAAAATCAGCGTGACCTTTCTAAAATCAATCTCCTGAATGCCCTGGCCATTACCAGAGATACCCTTGATTTTACCATGCCTGAAGAAAACCTGACGGAATCAGGTTTCAACAATGAACATTTTGTAGAGCACCTTCTGGAAGTGAATCCGGCATATCAAAGTATTCTGAAACAGATGCAGGCCCAACAGAAAAATGTTGAGATCGCAAGATCCGCTTATTTACCTACGCTTAACGGTTCCTATACCTGGTCCAGCTTCTATAATAAGATTATGGGACAGCCTGCCGAAGCCTTTTCAGACCAGATCAGGGCCAATAAGAACCAGCAGGTTTCCTTCGGGCTTAATATCCCGGTTTTTAACAGATTGCAGGTAAAAAACAGTGTGGAGATTGCAAAACTCAATGTGATCAATTCCGGTTATGAGAGAGATGCTATTATTAATGATTTAACTAAAAGCATCAGTTCCATCAAAGCCGAGTTCCTCAATGCACGGGAAAAATATACCCTGCTGGAAACCAATTTCGAAAACCAGCAACGATCATTTCAGAAATCAGAAGAAAAATACAAGGAAGGGCTTATGGATGCCTACACATTTTTTGTAGTCAGGAATAACTGGCTCCAGGCAAATTACAATTTAATCAGCAGCAGGAATGATGTGATCCGGCAGAATGAGCTGCTGAAGGTTTTTGAAACGAACAGATAG